One Archangium violaceum genomic window, AGCGTCAACGACCGCTCCATCGGCATCGAGATCGTGAACCCCGGCGATGGCGTCACGCCTTTCACCGAGGCACAGTACAAGGCACTCGCCTGGCTCGTGTCGGACATCGTGCGAAGGCTGGAGTGGGATTGCGCCACATTCATGTACGGCGTCACGGTTGACCTGATTCCCACTGCTCGCGGGCACCGTGGGTACGTCCTCGGCCATCGCGACGTGGCCCCGGGCCGGAAGACGGACCCGGCGGACAACTTTGACTGGACGCGCATCCGCAAGGACCTGGCGTCGCAATACTCGGGGGCGGTGTGATGGCGAGCGAGCTCGACTTCACCACGCTG contains:
- a CDS encoding N-acetylmuramoyl-L-alanine amidase codes for the protein MDTPSPTIPLVIDFSSPNRSAREENVRVDTVLIHHTGNVNGRWSNQSALTWLCTKGSMVSAHYLITTGGIVYRLVPEDLKAWHAGESHMPWEEPKKGESVNDRSIGIEIVNPGDGVTPFTEAQYKALAWLVSDIVRRLEWDCATFMYGVTVDLIPTARGHRGYVLGHRDVAPGRKTDPADNFDWTRIRKDLASQYSGAV